AACAGGGCTCCCGCAACACCCGCGAACGCCATGCCGACCACTTGCGACGCCATCACCCACGGATGCGCCGGGCCGTAGGGATTCAGCAGCGTGTAGGCGAGCATCGTGAGTCCCGCCACCGCAGCGCCGTCTCGCATGCCGAGCAGCACGCCCGCCGCGAATGCGGACAGCGTCAGCATTTCGAAGTTCGGGATTGATTCGGCGTAGGCGCCGGTCAGCCCGACCGCCATGACGAGGGCCGCGTAGGCGGTGCGACGGGACGATGCGCGAGACGCGAGCGTGATCGTTCCTCCGGCGGGGCGGTGCAGGGTCGGGGCGCGCGACAAGTTACGCAGCCGCTCCGAGCGCGTCAACGCGCGAGGCGCTCAGCCGGTGACGCCGGCGGCCTGCTTGAGCGCGTCCAGCACCGCGGTCGGTACGCCCTGACTGCCGAGATCGGTGCCTCGCGCGTGCCCGTGGAAGTCCGAGCCACCGGTCTCCACCAGCCGGAAGCGACGCGCGAGTGCCCGGTAGCGGCGCACCGTGGCCACGCCATGCGCCGGATGCCAGATCTCGATGCCGCGCAGTCCGCGCGCGACGAGCCGCTCGATCACCGGATCCGCCAGTGCGGAACCGGGATGCGCGAGCACGCTGACTCCATCGCTTTCGTGCACCAGATCGATCGCTTCCTCGGGTCGGAACGAGGGACGCTGCACATACGCTGAGCCGTGCGGGCCGAGGTAGCGCTGGAACGCCTCGTCGATGCTGGTCACGTGTCCGGCGCGCAGCATCGCTCCCGCCACGTGCGGCCGGCCCACCACGCCGGGACCAGCGGTATCGAAGACATCGTCGGGATCGAGCGGCAGTCCGAGTGCCTCGAGGCGTCGCAGGATTCCGACCGCGCGTTCGCGCCGCTCGTCCTGGAATCGCTCGAGTCGTTCGCGCAGGCGCGGATGCGAAGGATCGAGGTAGTAGCCGAGGATGTGAAGGTCGGTGCCGTCGGCGTGAGCCGACAACTCGATCCCGGGCACCAGTTCGAGCGAGGTTCCGGCCGCCACGCGAGCGCGCGGGATCGCTTCGAGCGTGTCGTGGTCGGTGACCGCGAGGGCCGCCAGGCGACGTTCACGAGCACGCTCCACCAGTGCCTCGGGCGACAGCAGCCCGTCACTGAAGAAAGTGTGCGCGTGGAGATCGACCCGCCGGCCGCCCGTCATGCGGGGCGGCCGCGGCTTCACGCCAGCCCCAAACTCTGTCGGAGTGCGCGCAGCTTGAGCGCGACGTCGGAGTAGTTCGCCTGCTGGGCGAACACGCGCTCGTATTCCTCGAGCGCGGCCTTCGCGTCGCCGGCCGTCTCGTGTGCGAGTGCCAGCTGGTAGCGCAGCCCCAGCACGGACTCGGTCGAGAGGTGCGGTGAACGCAAGACCTCCGACAGTTCGCGGATCGCCTCTTCGAAACGACCCTCGTCCACCAGGCAGCGTCCGATCATCTCGGATGCGCGATGCGTGAACGCGGGATCGGCCGCGGCCAACCGGAAACCATCCACCGCCTGCGTGAGCAGGCCCATCTCGCGGTATGTCATGGCGAGATCGTAATGGCTCTGGGCGTCGCCGGAAAGCTGAGCTTCGATGCCGCGATGGAACTCCGACAGCAGAGCACCAAGGTCGAAGCTCACCGCCTCGGCCCGGCCGAGGGACAGGGCGACCTTGCCGTCCTCCCCCTCGACGGCCGACACGGAGGGCGCAGGGTTGGCGCCCACGGGTGCCATTCCGACCGGCTCGGGAGCGGGCGGCAGCGGAGGATTGACGCTCGCCATGTGGTTCGGCGAGGGCAGTTCGGGACTCGGCGCTTCTTCCAACGCGACGGGCGCGACGGGGGCCGGCTGGCTCGTCAGCTCCGCCAGGCGGGCCAGTCGGCGCGGCGCGATCGCGTTGTCGGGATCGGCGTCGCAGGCACGCTGGAACCACTCGCTCGCCGACGCGACGTTGCCGTCGTTCAGTGCGCGGTCGCCGAGTTCACAGGAGACTTCGGCGGCCTCGCGACGGTCACCGCGGCGCTCGCAGTTGCCGAGCCACAGCTCCAGCAGGCGCGGCGAGGTTTGCGGTCCGCGCGCAAGGCTCCGGAAGATCGAGGCGGCGTTCTCGAGCCGCTCCGAGCGTTCGTAGGCCATGGCGGCCTCGACCAGCAGTTCGGCGGCCCCCTCGCGATCGCCGCCACGGAAGCGTTCCTGGGCGCGTGCGAGCAGCGACTCGATGTCGGCGATGGTCAGCTTGGGCGGTTCGGAGTCGTTGGTGAATGACGGCGCGTCGTTCGGCGCAGACTCGGCCGCGTCGTCGTTCGGAATCTCGTAGATCGGAGGTTCGGCGGCATGGGCGGCGCGTTCGGCCAGCGCCACCGCCTGCTCGAAGCGATGAGAGGAGTCGTCCTCGTCGATCGAGATCTCGTGCACTTCCTCGATCTCGTCGGTCAATTGTGAGTCGTCGAACTCCGCGTGTGCGGCCGCTTCGGCGGCGGCGATCTCGAGCATCGCGCGCGCTTCATCGTCGCCGCGATGGTCTTCGCTCGCCTCAACTGCGGCGTGGGTCTGCGCACCGGCCGTAAAGCCATCGTCGGCACCAAGGCGCGGGGGACCCGAGGCGTAGCCGTCGTTCGAATCGAGTGAGTGCGGATTCGACGTCGAGTTGATCACCGAGTGCGGCACCCGCTCGAAGTCGAGGCCGGGCGGAGCGAACGGCTGCGGCACGATCGACTCGGTCCCGAGCGAAATCATGTCGCCCATGCGCTGCGGCGCTCCGCCGTCTTCGGCCAGACGCAGGCGTGGCGGGCCCTCGGGGCGGTCGTGCACCATCTCGCCGTCCTGCGGCATCTCCCCCGCGGATTCGGACGGCGTGTCGCCGGGAGGATCCAGATCCAGCGAATTCGAATCATAGGCGCTCACGTTCGGCGCCGGTTCCTGCATCTGCCGCCCTCCGCTCGACGACGCGAACTCCGCCATCACTCCGGGGCGCAGTTGCTCGGCGCGCTTGCGGCACCGTTCCACCTGATCGAGCTGACCGAGCCGATCGTAGGCGTGAGCCGCCTCCGCCATTCCGAGCGCTGCCTGGCGCGGATCATCGGCGAGCGTCCATGCCTCGCTGAGTCGCTCCAGCGCCTTCACTTCCTCGGGGCAGGCGTCGAACGCCTTGCGCAGCGCCTCCGCGGCTTCCTTCGGCCGCGAGTCGCGCACCAGCGTCTCGGCGTATTGCATGAAGTAGAGCGAAGCCTCGGTGCCGAGGCCGTCGAGCGCGTGCAGGGTGGCGAGTCGCTCCAGCACCTTGGAGGGCGCGAGCGACAGCCGCATCATCTTCTTGCACACGGCGATGGCATTCTTGTAGAGGCCGGCCTTTTCATAGGCACCGACCGCCGCAAGATAGCGCTGGACCGCCTGGTCGTGATCGCCCCGCTTGTAGTGCAGGTCGGCGATCAGGACGAAGTTATAGGGGTCCGAGTCCTGCGCTTGTACGAGTTTTTCGTACTCGTTCAGCGCCCCATCCAGATCACCGTTCTGGATGCATCGCTGCGCGCGCCGCTTGATCTCGTTCGCCTTTTCCAAGTTGGCAGATCTCCCGAACGGAACGCGCGTTCCGTCGATGAGCCCGGGCCTGCAAGCAGGTCCGGAGATTTCCAGTCCCTAGGAAACATCGAGCGCGGAGCGAACGGCAGCCTGGCATTCCTCCGAGTCGCGAATCAGCGCGTCCCGGAGTCGGCGAACGTCCAACTCCACGACCTGCTTATCGGCCGAAGCGGCGACGGACTTCAGATTGATTTCCACGTTGAGGAGTGCGGCCTCGGCGGCGGCCCGCGCCAGCAGCCCCGCCGCACCCGCATCGGTGACCGCGTTCACGTTTCCGATCCGCGCCGCCAACCCCGCCAACCGCAAGACCTTGCCGCACGCCTGTGCGGCCGTGAGCGGCACCCGGGAGGCCTCGAGATTCGCCTGGTTGAGGGCGGTGGCCCGCGCCGCGACCTCGGCCGGGCTGCTCTGAGCCAGCCGGCCCGCCTCGAGCACCGCCTCGAACGCCTCGCTGTCCGCTCGCGCGAGCGCCAGCAGCTCCCCTCTCAGTCCCTCCGCCTCGGTCTTGAGCGCCCGCAGCTCCGACTCGTGGGCGGCGTACTTCTTCTTGCCGATCGAGAGGCTCGCCACCATGGCCGGCAGACACGCGGCGAGTGCACCGCTGAAGGCCGCGACCGTGCCGCCACCCGGGGTCGGGGTCGGCCCCGCCACCTGGTCGAAGAACGAGGCGATGGTGACCGCCTCGGTGAGCGGTGGCTGCTTGAGGCGCAGCTCCAGCACCTGGTCACGCCGGAAGTTCTCGAGTTGCAGCGCGTGTTCGGCCACGTCGAGCAGCGCATGGAGCGGCGTGAGCCCGACCACTTCGCAACCCGAGATCGTCGCGCCGTAGCGCGCGGCCTCGTCGCGCACCAGCGCGAGCACGCGGTGGATCGGAGTGGCCTCGGTGTTCACGAGGTTCATGCTCACCTGCGCACGGCGCCCGTCCTCGATCGAGAATCCGAGCGCGCGCACGTTCTTGAGCCCTCCGCTCTGCTCGCGGACCGCTTTCGCGACCGCCTTCGCAATCCGCACGTCTCCGGTGTTGAGGTTGGCATTGAAAGCGACCAGGAAGCGTCGCGCGCCGATCGCGGTCGCACCCGCGGTCGGATGGATGCGATCGGGGCCGAAGTCGGGCCGCT
This window of the Candidatus Eisenbacteria bacterium genome carries:
- a CDS encoding PHP domain-containing protein codes for the protein MKPRPPRMTGGRRVDLHAHTFFSDGLLSPEALVERARERRLAALAVTDHDTLEAIPRARVAAGTSLELVPGIELSAHADGTDLHILGYYLDPSHPRLRERLERFQDERRERAVGILRRLEALGLPLDPDDVFDTAGPGVVGRPHVAGAMLRAGHVTSIDEAFQRYLGPHGSAYVQRPSFRPEEAIDLVHESDGVSVLAHPGSALADPVIERLVARGLRGIEIWHPAHGVATVRRYRALARRFRLVETGGSDFHGHARGTDLGSQGVPTAVLDALKQAAGVTG
- the ftcD gene encoding glutamate formimidoyltransferase; the encoded protein is MARLVECVPNFSEGRRPEVVDAIVQAIASVAGVTLLGHELDPDHNRSVLTFAGEPEAVIEAAFRAIAKAAELIDLNQHQGQHPRMGATDVVPFVPIEGVTLDDCAGYARTLAARVGSDLAIPVFLYESAASRPERVNLADVRRGEFEGLREQIGTDAAKRPDFGPDRIHPTAGATAIGARRFLVAFNANLNTGDVRIAKAVAKAVREQSGGLKNVRALGFSIEDGRRAQVSMNLVNTEATPIHRVLALVRDEAARYGATISGCEVVGLTPLHALLDVAEHALQLENFRRDQVLELRLKQPPLTEAVTIASFFDQVAGPTPTPGGGTVAAFSGALAACLPAMVASLSIGKKKYAAHESELRALKTEAEGLRGELLALARADSEAFEAVLEAGRLAQSSPAEVAARATALNQANLEASRVPLTAAQACGKVLRLAGLAARIGNVNAVTDAGAAGLLARAAAEAALLNVEINLKSVAASADKQVVELDVRRLRDALIRDSEECQAAVRSALDVS